In Candidatus Cloacimonadota bacterium, a genomic segment contains:
- a CDS encoding efflux RND transporter periplasmic adaptor subunit, giving the protein MIRIKWIIAFSLIVLFLASCGKPAGNGQFNREVKENAIIVMVQDMQPRDLDKYIRITGKLEGFTDVNLLSESNGKVIEIFKNLGDWVNKGDAIGRLDNSDVKNQLKQAEAQLLSAEASLESATINFNVSKNLYDKEMISESEFLQSKSSLKSAQANYNGLKASVEMARKSLENSEFTSPVSGYIAELNLEIGEMVSMGMQIAGIVNSKQLILKTGISEADIPYVKKGDTVTILYSGNKYNGKVTGVGIRPKTEGNNYPIEVLLSNTDKKLFPGMVVEGRIFSSTFENVLYTSIENLREKYDQQFVYVINADNRAEHKIVEIGEKVSNNVIITSGLEVGDKLVIDGIDSLTENALVEVRSGFSN; this is encoded by the coding sequence ATGATTAGAATTAAATGGATAATAGCTTTCAGTTTGATTGTGTTATTTCTGGCTTCCTGCGGAAAACCTGCCGGTAACGGACAATTCAATAGAGAAGTAAAAGAAAATGCAATTATTGTGATGGTACAGGATATGCAGCCGCGTGATCTTGATAAATACATCCGTATTACAGGAAAACTGGAAGGTTTTACAGACGTCAACCTGCTGAGTGAATCAAATGGTAAAGTAATAGAGATCTTCAAGAATCTGGGAGACTGGGTGAACAAAGGTGATGCGATCGGAAGATTGGACAATAGTGATGTTAAAAACCAATTGAAGCAGGCTGAAGCTCAACTCCTGTCTGCTGAAGCTTCTCTGGAATCGGCAACGATAAATTTCAATGTTTCGAAAAATTTATATGATAAAGAGATGATTTCCGAAAGTGAATTTCTACAGTCGAAAAGCAGTCTCAAAAGTGCCCAGGCAAATTATAACGGGCTAAAGGCTTCAGTGGAAATGGCTCGAAAAAGTCTTGAAAATTCTGAATTTACTTCGCCTGTTTCCGGTTATATTGCTGAACTAAACCTGGAAATCGGTGAAATGGTGAGCATGGGAATGCAGATCGCCGGCATTGTTAATTCCAAACAGTTAATACTTAAAACAGGAATCAGTGAAGCTGATATTCCTTATGTAAAAAAAGGAGATACTGTAACTATTTTGTATAGTGGAAATAAATATAATGGGAAAGTAACTGGCGTAGGAATTCGTCCTAAAACTGAGGGCAATAATTATCCGATAGAGGTCCTGCTTTCCAACACTGATAAAAAGCTGTTCCCGGGAATGGTTGTGGAAGGCAGAATTTTTTCCAGCACATTCGAAAACGTTCTTTATACCTCTATTGAGAATTTGAGAGAAAAATATGATCAGCAATTTGTTTATGTGATCAATGCTGATAACAGAGCTGAACACAAAATCGTAGAAATTGGAGAGAAGGTTAGTAATAATGTAATTATAACTTCCGGATTAGAAGTGGGAGACAAGCTGGTGATAGACGGCATAGACAGCTTAACGGAAAATGCTCTGGTAGAAGTTCGCAGTGGTTTCAGTAATTAA
- a CDS encoding TolC family protein: MKIILNIILLVSFVSLSALSLEEAKQIALQNSPELLAAEQSKKASKTNLWSSYLSIAPSATISGSYTYFDETQNNFGSDYDASINYSLIVNQPIFNGGKVWLGASISKDAHKMSQQSFQNSYLQTIVDVKTKYFAVLKNRDLLKIAKLNLQNSQTNVKIAQAKYEAGSISKSELLQLQAEQATKEVNLLQMQMLYENSLLDLMNFLQMDDVDEIEEVAKTDYESELEILKDQDMNDLENLVQKILQKGLESNPTLNIARIGVNTNRKSMWVSGGNFLPSLNLQYLKRWDKYDFENDLNENSGQLSLNFSVPIFPLVDNGLDVATSRYQLKQSIFELKSLENSMELAIKSSVLNLVASAKTLHSTDISLEYSRQTYEQMKERFSNGQISANELLSAEIMYNSAQNQAAQSFYDYLTAKATLLQQMGTDNEEVLNKFIENI, translated from the coding sequence ATGAAAATAATTTTAAATATAATTCTGCTGGTATCATTTGTATCTTTGTCGGCTCTCAGTTTGGAAGAAGCAAAGCAGATAGCATTGCAGAACAGTCCGGAGCTTCTGGCAGCAGAGCAGTCAAAAAAGGCCAGCAAAACAAATTTGTGGAGCAGTTATTTGTCGATTGCACCATCTGCTACAATTAGCGGTAGTTACACTTATTTTGATGAAACACAAAATAACTTTGGATCAGATTATGATGCTTCCATAAATTATAGTTTAATTGTAAATCAACCTATTTTTAATGGTGGAAAGGTCTGGTTGGGAGCCAGCATCAGCAAAGATGCACACAAAATGTCTCAGCAATCCTTCCAAAATTCATATCTGCAAACAATAGTAGACGTTAAAACTAAATATTTTGCAGTTCTTAAAAACAGAGATCTATTAAAAATTGCTAAATTGAATTTACAGAATTCCCAAACGAATGTAAAAATTGCACAGGCAAAATATGAAGCCGGCAGTATTTCTAAATCTGAATTATTGCAGCTGCAGGCAGAACAGGCAACTAAAGAAGTTAATCTTCTGCAGATGCAGATGCTTTATGAAAACAGTTTGTTAGATCTGATGAATTTTCTGCAAATGGATGATGTCGATGAGATCGAGGAAGTAGCCAAAACAGATTACGAGTCTGAATTGGAGATCTTGAAAGATCAGGATATGAATGATTTGGAAAATCTGGTTCAGAAAATTTTGCAAAAAGGCTTGGAAAGCAATCCAACTTTGAATATCGCCCGCATCGGAGTGAATACGAATCGAAAATCAATGTGGGTTTCTGGCGGGAATTTTCTGCCCTCTTTGAACCTGCAATATTTAAAACGTTGGGATAAATATGATTTTGAAAATGATCTGAATGAAAACAGCGGTCAACTCAGTCTGAATTTTTCAGTTCCTATTTTTCCACTTGTGGATAATGGACTGGACGTAGCTACTTCCCGCTATCAATTGAAGCAATCAATCTTCGAACTGAAATCTTTGGAGAATAGTATGGAACTGGCAATCAAAAGTTCTGTTCTGAATCTGGTTGCTTCTGCTAAGACATTGCACTCAACAGATATTTCTCTGGAATATTCACGGCAGACCTACGAGCAGATGAAAGAAAGATTTTCCAATGGACAGATCTCGGCAAATGAATTGCTCTCTGCAGAGATCATGTACAACTCAGCTCAAAATCAAGCTGCACAGAGTTTTTATGATTATCTTACTGCCAAAGCCACTCTTCTTCAGCAGATGGGAACTGATAACGAAGAAGTTTTAAATAAATTTATAGAAAATATTTAA
- a CDS encoding PadR family transcriptional regulator, which yields MSRVDLVVLGLLKHQPMHGYKIVSFFEKRGLTLWTRVKTASVYKALQRLEKHGFIVGKKKQEDNNPPKKVFTITASGKKKFMEILRYYLFQEDVRNSPMDFWNAVRFIRKNISRDEFIRALDNHEKCLNEHVQMMKKKHHKNLSKKNMDNLPFYAKIMMNKMKKIFEMEINTISEMRKAALKPENQNDFAEEE from the coding sequence ATGTCGAGAGTAGATTTAGTCGTGCTGGGTTTGCTAAAGCACCAGCCGATGCATGGTTATAAGATAGTCAGCTTCTTCGAAAAGAGGGGACTGACTTTGTGGACTCGCGTCAAAACAGCATCGGTTTATAAAGCTTTACAACGTCTGGAAAAACATGGTTTCATCGTGGGAAAGAAGAAACAGGAAGATAACAATCCTCCCAAAAAAGTTTTTACAATAACTGCTTCTGGAAAGAAAAAATTTATGGAAATCTTAAGATACTATTTGTTCCAGGAAGATGTGCGGAATTCTCCGATGGATTTCTGGAATGCAGTACGATTTATTCGTAAGAATATTTCGCGAGATGAATTCATCAGAGCTTTAGATAATCATGAAAAATGCTTGAACGAGCATGTGCAAATGATGAAAAAGAAACATCACAAAAACCTTTCCAAAAAAAACATGGATAATCTTCCATTTTATGCGAAGATAATGATGAACAAAATGAAAAAAATATTTGAAATGGAGATAAATACAATTTCAGAAATGAGAAAAGCGGCTTTGAAGCCGGAAAATCAAAACGACTTTGCGGAGGAAGAATGA
- a CDS encoding cold shock domain-containing protein — MRGTVKWFNDAKGYGFVLDEKGKEYFVHWKAIYTVENERKFLRDGEAVEFDIAATDKGDQAINVVRLN; from the coding sequence ATGAGAGGAACAGTAAAATGGTTCAATGATGCCAAAGGTTATGGCTTTGTTTTAGACGAGAAAGGTAAAGAGTATTTTGTTCATTGGAAGGCAATTTATACTGTGGAAAATGAGCGTAAATTTTTAAGAGACGGTGAAGCGGTGGAATTCGATATTGCTGCAACTGATAAAGGTGATCAGGCAATAAACGTTGTAAGATTAAACTAA
- a CDS encoding T9SS type A sorting domain-containing protein, whose amino-acid sequence MKKGILLTILLTLISLTSAEWVQISNSSDLFSASSDGMSTIISFNLDGFEMQNITERGEEFQKISYQNEGHFLAVGMPSLPRFSRLVAIPDYGNVRLQVNILGEQRYQNVKVLPAQELQSESQQNRNEFIINDDFYRSSEVFPTQIAEVGQPAILRDLRVVNVTINPFQYNAATNELVVYSQVEVELIPQNGAGENIKTTNRKLSRFFEPLYQSTILNYDDFSLREDDYQDPCYLFIYAAGNDVLDNLEYISDWKRQKGFEVHAVSTTETGSDLQDVKDYIQNAYDTWPNPPEFVCLVGDAGPGVNYNVPTAHLDGGYYTGEGDQYYSLLEGDDILADVHLGRLSFNSISELQTIASKILHYEKEPFITNVDWYNKTLVVGDPTFSGTSCIDTKMNVRDMVALNAPDMNITEVYNNSQGSWQMQMSSNINSGVSYFNYRGFANMSGFNVNHIYGLNNGWMLPAAVFITCITGDFEGTIDCRSEAFLKAGTPSQPQGAIGAIATATGNTHTCFNNCVDAGIYYGIFQDKIYNLGGALNRGKLALYMNYPGNPGNHVNQFSYWNNLMGDPGCELWTDVPQDLNVIYNTNIPQGSNFIPVQVTDSSGNPVENAWISILQGDDTIREIAFTDASGSAVLPLPDNASGEVDLTVTKHNFIPHLGSFDIQQATSFVAVESVQIDDDNSGNSSGNGDGVINPGETIELIVTLKNNGTQTANNVTAVISTENDFITISDDSETFGNIAVGATANSLDDFDFSLDADVLNSAEIELEIIIMQSGDPFWIDTIFLPISAAEITFQDFTIDDGSNGILDPGETSQMEITLENIGSIDAADIWAELVSTDNMIVVNDNSGSFGNIIAGSSSTNNVDNFDLTALPPTVPGSVYTLQLNVYNADGYQDCLEFEIEIGEPNIADPTGPDAGGYYCYDDGDTDYMECPTYDWIEIDPNYGGSGTIINFLDLGNSGQVEEVDLPFDLSFYNQVYNSISICTNGWAAPGSCDLTSFMNWTIPGPLGPSPIIAPFWDDLLVINGDVIYQYFDSMHIFVIEWSRVLNEYNSDEETFQMIIYDQNYYPTSNSNNMIKFQYMTVNNVDQGSYGTPLVGHGQYATVGIEDHTSTIGLEYTFNNTYPSTAKELEDEMAILFAGEPMDYVEPFLVLGEISFNDANGNGILEYGETADIQINLNNLGQNVADNVSAVLTSNDQFVTIYNDNSNYGNISGYGTAVNQTDFSIEISELCPNAHYIPFELNVSSSNDNWTLFFSLTAYAPDIQIADNIILDGNNHILDPGETGQLQLTLENQGLSPVENVTLLCSTNDPYFNIISGSITIGNMNAGEILDVFVDISLSNGAPIQHEGTIDLDFSSSSSYSVQHDLLLYVSQALVSVTEEFAIFPPIGWEIQTDQTNSGGWSYSNSNVAGGDFPEIAAICMPNEFYDDYLITPVINTLGSTELELSFRHTLLVNLRNYTVSIVTTSDGENWNEFWSQPGSTIPPQMENLIVDSPDVGSATFQLAFRVLGTTNYTVDGWIIDDFSLSSIDLEPHGFIMGNVTLNGGTGNILTVEVWAGDITKHPDANGDYLLPVPEGTYDVTAFLPGYVSSTASGINVQNWQTTNIDFVLDEINPNNAPQNLTAETVSNDVYLSWEMPGTENIRSTKRSKNQATENREFDNYRIYRNGVMIEETGPITNTEFIDVGLNHGNYTYYVTAYYVEGESAPSNEVEVDVVLSPPSNVTYQITAPMMVLFQWDPPEDTSRSFSHYRVYKDSELVADNLLQTFYFDNYVTPGLHVYGISAVYDNYESACVILQVNMTEAGNQLIPAKTELVGNSPNPFNPATDIEFTLNKETLTSIDIYNLKGEKVKTLLHEILPAANHSITWNGKDDNSKTVSSGIYFYNMKAGEYSATKKMIMLR is encoded by the coding sequence TTGAAAAAAGGAATTTTATTAACAATTTTACTCACACTTATTTCCCTCACATCTGCAGAATGGGTGCAGATATCAAATAGTTCAGATTTATTTTCAGCTTCTTCGGATGGAATGTCCACAATAATCAGTTTCAATTTGGATGGATTTGAAATGCAGAATATTACAGAACGAGGAGAAGAATTTCAGAAGATATCTTATCAGAATGAAGGTCATTTCTTAGCAGTTGGGATGCCATCCCTCCCACGCTTCAGTCGTTTAGTAGCCATTCCAGATTATGGAAATGTTCGATTACAAGTAAACATATTAGGAGAGCAGAGATATCAAAATGTAAAAGTTCTTCCGGCTCAGGAATTACAAAGTGAGAGCCAGCAGAACAGAAATGAATTTATTATCAACGATGATTTTTACAGAAGCTCAGAAGTATTTCCTACCCAGATCGCTGAAGTTGGCCAACCTGCGATTTTAAGAGATTTACGAGTTGTAAATGTTACAATAAATCCTTTCCAATATAATGCAGCAACAAATGAACTTGTTGTTTACAGTCAAGTAGAAGTAGAATTGATTCCGCAAAACGGTGCTGGCGAAAATATAAAAACAACAAACAGAAAATTATCGAGATTCTTTGAACCGCTTTACCAGTCTACAATATTAAATTATGATGATTTTTCTCTGCGGGAAGATGACTATCAAGATCCCTGTTATCTGTTTATCTATGCGGCAGGAAATGATGTTCTCGATAACCTGGAGTATATTTCTGACTGGAAACGGCAGAAAGGATTTGAAGTTCATGCAGTTAGTACTACAGAAACAGGCTCGGACTTGCAAGATGTGAAAGATTACATACAAAATGCCTATGACACTTGGCCAAATCCTCCTGAGTTTGTGTGTCTGGTTGGTGATGCCGGCCCTGGTGTGAATTATAACGTGCCAACTGCTCATTTGGATGGCGGCTATTATACTGGCGAGGGTGATCAATATTATAGTTTGCTGGAAGGGGATGATATTCTGGCAGATGTTCATCTGGGTAGATTATCGTTCAATAGTATTTCGGAATTACAGACTATCGCATCCAAAATTCTACATTACGAAAAAGAACCTTTTATCACAAATGTTGATTGGTATAATAAAACTCTGGTAGTAGGAGATCCAACTTTTTCGGGTACTTCATGTATCGACACCAAAATGAATGTTCGAGACATGGTCGCCTTGAACGCTCCTGATATGAATATCACAGAAGTTTATAACAATTCTCAAGGCAGCTGGCAAATGCAGATGAGCAGCAATATAAATAGTGGAGTCAGTTATTTTAATTATCGCGGTTTTGCCAATATGAGTGGATTTAACGTGAATCACATTTATGGACTCAATAATGGTTGGATGCTGCCTGCAGCTGTTTTTATCACTTGTATCACAGGTGATTTTGAAGGAACTATCGATTGTAGAAGCGAAGCTTTTTTGAAAGCAGGAACACCTTCCCAGCCGCAGGGAGCTATCGGTGCTATTGCCACTGCAACAGGAAATACTCACACTTGCTTCAATAACTGCGTAGATGCAGGAATTTATTATGGAATTTTTCAAGATAAAATATATAATCTTGGTGGTGCACTTAATAGAGGAAAACTGGCACTTTATATGAATTATCCTGGTAATCCTGGAAATCATGTAAACCAATTTTCATATTGGAATAACCTGATGGGAGATCCTGGTTGTGAGTTATGGACAGATGTTCCTCAGGATTTAAATGTAATTTATAATACAAACATTCCCCAAGGCAGCAATTTCATTCCTGTGCAAGTTACAGATTCATCTGGCAATCCTGTAGAGAATGCCTGGATCAGTATTTTGCAGGGAGATGACACGATCAGAGAAATAGCTTTTACCGATGCCAGCGGAAGCGCGGTTTTACCACTTCCCGATAATGCATCAGGAGAAGTAGACCTGACAGTGACAAAACATAATTTCATTCCACATTTAGGAAGTTTCGATATTCAGCAGGCAACCAGTTTTGTAGCTGTGGAATCTGTTCAGATAGACGATGACAACAGTGGAAATTCCAGTGGAAATGGAGATGGTGTAATCAATCCCGGAGAAACTATTGAACTGATCGTAACATTAAAAAATAACGGTACTCAAACTGCCAATAATGTAACCGCTGTCATCAGCACAGAGAATGATTTTATCACAATATCAGATGATTCGGAAACATTTGGAAATATCGCGGTGGGAGCTACTGCAAATTCGCTTGATGATTTTGATTTCAGCCTCGATGCTGATGTTCTGAACAGCGCTGAAATTGAATTGGAAATCATAATTATGCAAAGTGGCGATCCTTTCTGGATTGATACGATCTTTCTGCCAATCAGTGCAGCGGAAATCACCTTCCAGGATTTCACTATTGACGATGGTTCGAATGGAATTTTGGACCCTGGTGAAACTAGCCAAATGGAAATAACACTGGAAAACATCGGTTCAATCGATGCCGCCGACATCTGGGCTGAACTTGTCAGCACAGATAATATGATCGTGGTCAATGACAATTCAGGTTCTTTTGGAAATATTATAGCAGGCAGTTCAAGCACCAATAATGTAGATAATTTTGATTTAACTGCTCTCCCACCAACCGTACCAGGTTCTGTTTACACATTGCAATTAAATGTTTACAATGCAGATGGTTATCAGGATTGTCTGGAATTTGAAATTGAAATTGGAGAACCGAATATAGCCGATCCGACTGGACCAGATGCTGGTGGATATTACTGCTATGATGATGGAGATACCGATTATATGGAATGTCCGACTTATGACTGGATCGAGATCGATCCAAATTATGGCGGTAGTGGTACAATCATTAATTTCCTTGATCTGGGAAATTCCGGCCAGGTGGAGGAAGTTGACCTTCCATTTGATCTTTCATTTTACAATCAAGTTTATAATTCGATATCAATTTGTACAAACGGCTGGGCAGCACCTGGATCTTGTGATCTCACGTCATTTATGAACTGGACAATTCCCGGTCCACTCGGTCCATCACCGATTATAGCTCCATTCTGGGATGATCTGCTTGTGATCAATGGAGACGTAATCTATCAGTATTTTGATTCCATGCATATTTTCGTCATTGAATGGTCACGCGTGCTCAATGAATACAACAGCGATGAAGAAACATTTCAGATGATTATTTATGACCAGAATTATTATCCCACTTCCAACAGCAATAATATGATAAAATTTCAATACATGACTGTTAATAATGTAGATCAGGGTTCTTACGGAACTCCGCTGGTCGGACATGGTCAATATGCTACCGTAGGAATTGAAGATCATACCAGCACAATCGGTTTGGAATACACATTCAACAATACATATCCCAGTACAGCAAAAGAACTGGAAGATGAAATGGCAATTTTGTTCGCTGGAGAACCGATGGATTATGTGGAGCCTTTTTTAGTGTTGGGAGAGATCTCATTCAATGATGCAAACGGCAACGGAATACTGGAATATGGTGAAACTGCAGATATTCAAATTAACTTAAACAATCTGGGTCAAAATGTTGCTGACAACGTTTCGGCAGTGCTTACCAGTAACGATCAATTTGTAACAATTTATAATGATAACTCAAATTATGGAAATATCAGCGGGTATGGAACTGCTGTAAATCAAACCGATTTCTCAATCGAGATCTCTGAACTCTGCCCAAATGCGCATTACATTCCATTTGAATTGAACGTTTCCAGCAGCAATGATAATTGGACTCTATTCTTTTCATTAACGGCTTACGCTCCTGATATCCAGATAGCAGACAATATCATTTTGGATGGAAATAATCATATTTTAGATCCCGGTGAAACTGGTCAATTGCAGCTCACATTAGAAAATCAAGGTTTGTCTCCTGTAGAAAATGTTACTTTGCTCTGTTCAACAAATGACCCTTATTTCAATATTATTTCGGGTTCAATTACAATTGGCAATATGAATGCAGGTGAAATTCTGGATGTTTTTGTAGATATTTCTTTATCAAATGGTGCACCGATCCAACATGAAGGAACTATAGATTTAGATTTTTCCAGCAGTTCAAGCTATTCAGTTCAGCACGATTTATTGCTCTACGTATCTCAAGCTCTAGTCTCTGTTACAGAAGAATTCGCTATCTTTCCACCTATAGGTTGGGAAATTCAAACCGATCAAACAAACTCAGGAGGTTGGAGTTATTCCAATAGCAATGTAGCTGGTGGTGATTTTCCAGAAATTGCTGCTATCTGTATGCCAAACGAATTTTATGACGACTATCTGATAACACCGGTCATAAACACTCTGGGTTCTACAGAATTGGAACTTTCATTCCGTCATACACTGCTTGTTAATCTACGCAATTATACTGTCAGTATCGTCACAACAAGTGATGGTGAAAATTGGAATGAGTTCTGGAGCCAACCGGGTTCTACAATTCCACCTCAAATGGAAAATCTGATAGTAGATTCACCTGATGTTGGATCTGCCACTTTCCAACTTGCTTTCAGAGTTCTGGGCACAACAAATTATACTGTAGATGGCTGGATCATTGATGATTTTTCTTTATCTTCAATAGATTTAGAACCTCATGGCTTTATTATGGGAAATGTAACCTTGAATGGTGGGACTGGAAATATTCTGACTGTGGAAGTTTGGGCTGGAGATATTACCAAACATCCAGATGCCAACGGCGATTATCTTCTACCCGTTCCTGAAGGAACTTATGATGTGACAGCATTTTTACCTGGTTATGTTTCATCAACTGCTTCTGGCATAAACGTGCAGAATTGGCAAACAACCAATATTGATTTTGTTTTGGATGAAATAAATCCCAACAATGCTCCTCAAAACCTTACTGCCGAAACAGTTTCCAATGATGTATATCTCTCCTGGGAAATGCCGGGAACAGAAAATATTCGCTCTACTAAAAGATCAAAGAATCAAGCTACCGAAAATCGTGAATTTGATAATTATCGAATTTACCGAAACGGTGTTATGATAGAGGAAACTGGACCGATTACAAATACCGAGTTTATCGATGTGGGATTGAATCATGGGAATTACACATATTACGTTACCGCTTATTATGTAGAAGGAGAATCAGCTCCCTCTAACGAAGTAGAAGTTGATGTTGTTTTATCTCCGCCTTCTAATGTTACATATCAAATTACAGCTCCAATGATGGTTTTATTTCAATGGGATCCTCCCGAAGACACAAGTAGAAGCTTCAGTCATTATAGAGTTTATAAGGATTCGGAACTTGTTGCAGATAATTTGCTGCAGACATTTTATTTTGACAACTATGTTACTCCAGGACTCCACGTATACGGAATTTCAGCTGTTTATGACAATTATGAATCGGCTTGTGTTATACTGCAGGTCAATATGACAGAAGCAGGAAATCAATTGATTCCAGCAAAAACAGAATTGGTTGGAAATAGTCCAAATCCTTTCAATCCAGCAACCGACATTGAGTTTACATTAAACAAAGAAACTCTTACTTCAATTGACATTTATAATTTGAAAGGTGAGAAGGTAAAGACACTTCTTCATGAAATACTGCCAGCAGCAAATCATTCCATTACCTGGAATGGAAAAGACGATAACAGCAAAACAGTATCTTCAGGAATTTATTTTTACAACATGAAAGCGGGAGAATATTCTGCAACTAAGAAAATGATAATGCTGAGATAA
- a CDS encoding inositol monophosphatase produces MLQFIKDIAREAGDIIYKAFYKPETNIIHKGEIDLVTEIDLKCEYYLIGKIRENYPDDCIITEEQETINPDSNRKWIIDPLDGTTNFSHRFPFCAVSIGLEIDGEMRYGVVNAPIIKELFWAEKGKGAFLNFMQIHVSKTDQISNCLVATGFPYDRWQNADFYIKEFLAFTKSTQGVRRAGAAAIDLCYVACGKLDGFFERKLKPWDMAAGSLIITEAGGKITQFNGSKWHHSEQTILASNGIIHDEMVEILGKAHI; encoded by the coding sequence ATGTTACAATTTATAAAAGATATTGCGCGTGAAGCCGGTGATATTATTTACAAAGCTTTTTACAAACCGGAAACCAATATAATCCACAAAGGCGAGATCGATCTTGTTACAGAAATTGACTTGAAATGTGAGTATTATCTGATTGGTAAAATTCGAGAGAATTATCCAGATGATTGCATCATCACCGAAGAACAGGAAACTATCAATCCAGATTCAAACCGCAAGTGGATCATCGATCCACTGGATGGAACTACTAACTTTTCGCATCGTTTTCCCTTTTGTGCTGTTTCGATTGGTCTTGAGATCGATGGAGAAATGCGATACGGAGTTGTAAATGCACCAATTATTAAAGAACTTTTCTGGGCCGAAAAAGGCAAAGGTGCATTTCTCAATTTCATGCAAATCCATGTTTCCAAAACTGACCAAATCTCCAACTGCCTTGTTGCGACTGGCTTTCCTTACGATCGTTGGCAAAATGCAGATTTCTATATAAAAGAATTCCTGGCTTTTACCAAAAGTACGCAAGGAGTTCGTCGTGCCGGCGCTGCAGCAATTGATCTTTGTTACGTTGCCTGCGGCAAGCTGGATGGTTTTTTTGAGCGAAAACTGAAACCGTGGGATATGGCAGCCGGCAGTTTGATCATAACAGAAGCTGGCGGGAAAATCACTCAGTTCAACGGATCAAAATGGCATCATTCCGAGCAAACAATATTAGCTTCCAACGGAATTATTCATGATGAGATGGTGGAGATATTGGGGAAGGCGCATATATAA